The sequence below is a genomic window from Sorangiineae bacterium MSr12523.
GTCCCGAGCACCGTTCCCGTGGTCGTCACGTGCTCCATGCCGCGGGTGCGCACGATCCCGAAATCGACGAGCTTGGGCCGCCCGAGCTCCCCATCCACGAGCAAAATGTTGCTCGGCTTCACATCGCGATGAACGATGCCCATGGTGTGCGCGTCCTCGAGCGCACCGGCGAGGCGCTGCCCCAGCTTCAACACGTCGTCGATGGCGAGGTGCTCGTTGCACTCCGCCGCGCGCGCAAGCCGCTCGCGCAGGCTTTCGCCCTCGATCCACTCCAGCGCGAGGTATGGCGCCCCATCGTCTGCAACGCCGTGCGCGAGGTAGCGCACGATGTTCGGATGCTCGAGTTTTCCGAGCGCATCGGCCTCGCGCGCGAAGCGGCGAACGGTGGCGGCGTCACTTCGATGCAGCACCTTCAGCGCGACCACTTGCCCGGTGAGCCGATCGACGGCGCGGTGGACGACGCCCATTCCGCCGCGACCGGCCTCTCGCTCGAGAACGAAACGGCCCGCGAACAACGGCCGCGCCTCCTCGACGAGCTGGTCGTCTTTGGCGTTGTTGGGCCTCTCCTCCACCTTGCCCCCGAGCGTAGCGCCTTTGCGTGGTGGAAGGCTGCGTGCTAAGAAGCGTGCAGGGTCGAGCTCCGACCTCCGTCATGACCTCCTCTTCCTGATCCCCCCGGAGTGTGGTTCGCGCCCCTCACACGCAGAGCATGCGGTGAGCGCGGTGCACGGGTGCCTTGCGTTCGAAAAACGCGGGGCTTGCACAGGAGGTTCTTCATGGCTCGCGAGAGAATCGCGGTTGCCGCGGCGCACGCATCGTTCGCGTATGCGGCACCCATTTTGACGGATGTCACCCTCGCCTTGGGGGCGGGTTGGCATGGATTGGTCGGCGCCAACGGTGCGGGAAAGACCACATTTTTGCGCATGATCCTGGGCGAAATCGCGCCTGAGACGGGCACGATCCGCGTCGAGCCGGATCGTGCGCGCATCGTCCTCTGTCCACAGCCGGTCGATGTGCGGACGGACGACGTGACTCGGTTCTGCGACGACGGCGGCGCGCGTGCGCGGCGCTTGCGCGATCGGCTGGCGCTCGATCCGACGTCGCTGGATCGATGGTCCACGCTTTCGCCGGGTGAGCGCAAGCGATGGCAGGTGGGGGCCGCCCTCGCGGAGGAGCCGGACATCTTGCTCCTGGACGAGCCGACGAATCACATCGATGCGTCCGCCCGTGCCTTGCTCGTCGAGGCTCTGCACGGCTTTCGTGGACTCGGCATCGTCGTGTCCCATGATCGTGCGCTGCTCGATGGGCTGACGCGCGTCACGTTGCGCGTTCATCGGTGCGCGGTGCGTGTTTACCCCGTGCCGTACACCATGGCCAAAGCCCAGTGGGAGCTCGAAGAGCGCCATGCGCAGGACGAGCGGGACAAGGCCGCGGAACGCGCGAACACCGCGCAGAAAGCGCTGGGGGATGCGCATCGCAACCACGATCCCGGCTACCGCGCCCGCTCGCTGCGTGGCCTCGATCCGCGCGACCACGACGCGCGCAGCTTCGTCACCAAGTTCCGGATGAACACGGCCGACCATCGGCTTGGGCAACGGGTCGGCGTCGCCCGGCACGCGGCAGAGCGCGCCGCCGAGGCGGTTCCGAAGATCGAGCGCGACAAGACCCTCGGGCGATCGCTCTTCGTCGGCTACGAGCGGGCACGCGCGCCGAAGATCGCCGCGCTTGCCGGTGAGACGCTGCGCGCGGGCGAGCACGAGATCCTTCGCGACGTGCGGGTCGAGGTTCGGCGCGACGACCGCATCGCCATCCGCGGCGACAATGGTGCGGGCAAGACCACGTTGATGCGCGCGCTTCTCGATGCGAGCACCGCTCCCGAAAACCGCCTTTTCTACCTCCCGCAGGACATCGATACGGAGGAGGGGGCGGCCCTCTTGGTGCATACGATGAACCTGGAGCCGGCTTCGCGCGGCCGCGTTCTCGCGCTCGTGGCGGCGCTCGGTGTCGATCCCGATCGGCTTCTGCGCTCCCGATCGCCGTCGCCCGGCGAGGCGCGCAAGATCGCCATCGCGTGGGGACTCGGCCGGCACGTGTGGGCGGCCTTTTTGGACGAGCCGACGAATCACCTCGACCTGCCCTCGATCGAGCGTCTCGAACGCGCCCTTGCGGCGTACCCCGGCGCGCTCGTTCTGGTCACGCACGACGACGATTTCGCGCGGGCGTGCACCCACACGACGTGGCACCTCGATCCGAACGCGGGC
It includes:
- a CDS encoding ATP-binding cassette domain-containing protein → MARERIAVAAAHASFAYAAPILTDVTLALGAGWHGLVGANGAGKTTFLRMILGEIAPETGTIRVEPDRARIVLCPQPVDVRTDDVTRFCDDGGARARRLRDRLALDPTSLDRWSTLSPGERKRWQVGAALAEEPDILLLDEPTNHIDASARALLVEALHGFRGLGIVVSHDRALLDGLTRVTLRVHRCAVRVYPVPYTMAKAQWELEERHAQDERDKAAERANTAQKALGDAHRNHDPGYRARSLRGLDPRDHDARSFVTKFRMNTADHRLGQRVGVARHAAERAAEAVPKIERDKTLGRSLFVGYERARAPKIAALAGETLRAGEHEILRDVRVEVRRDDRIAIRGDNGAGKTTLMRALLDASTAPENRLFYLPQDIDTEEGAALLVHTMNLEPASRGRVLALVAALGVDPDRLLRSRSPSPGEARKIAIAWGLGRHVWAAFLDEPTNHLDLPSIERLERALAAYPGALVLVTHDDDFARACTHTTWHLDPNAGGAVRAPSRPWSSLRKIDDANSFGLQSAEVAGGCIALTANSSNIGHRRAE